Within the Epinephelus lanceolatus isolate andai-2023 chromosome 22, ASM4190304v1, whole genome shotgun sequence genome, the region TAGTCAGACATTGTGGGTTATGTTTGGCAGACATGCTTTCAATGTTATTTATGGTTTTAGTTGGCTGGCTGCACCGTGACAACTCATTAActcttttctgtttgttgctataggaacagagaggaagagaggaactTATACGTCACCACCGTGACAAATCCTTCACAACATCTGGATCTTTAAAAATTCATCAAAGAGTTCAAactggagagaaaccatacagctgCGACCAAtgtgagaaaacatttttgcactGCAGTGCCCTCAAAGCCCAACAACGCTTTCATATTGAAGGGGAACTGTCCAGTGTTTTCCAAAGTGGGAAGGATTTCACAGAGTCAGGGAgctcaaaaaaacaagacattgacacagcagagaaactgtttagctgtgatcaatgtgagAAAGCTTTCACCACTCTACGTAGCTTAAAAAGTCACcactgtgttcacactgcaCAGAAGTTGCACTGCTGTGACCAATGTGGGAAAACGTTTTCGCAACGCGCATCCCTTGAAACTCACCAAAgaattcacacaggagagaaaccatacagctgtGATCAAAATGGCAAAGCTTTCACACAATTAGGTAACTTGAAAGCCCATCAGCgcagtcacacaggagagaaaaggTACAGCTGTGATCAGTGTGGCAAAACTTTCACACAGTCAGGTCGCTTCAAAACCCATCAACgcagtcacacaggagagaaaccatacaaGTGTGATGAATGTGGCAAAGCTTACACACGATCAGAATACTTGAAAGCCCATCAACGCAGTCACACGGGAGAGAAACTGTATAGGTGTGGTCTGTGTGGCAAAGCCTTTGCACAGTCAGGGGCCTTAAAATTCCACCAGcgtattcacacaggagagaaactgtacagctgtgatcaatgtgacAAAGCCTTTGCAAAGCCATGGACCTTAGAAACCCACCAacgtattcacacaggagagaaacggtatagctgtgatcaatgtggcaaagccTTTGCATTGTCAGGGACCTTAAAAACCCACCAACGTATTCACACAGGGGAGAAAccgtacagctgtgatcaatgtggcaaagccTTTGCACGCAGATGGACCTTGATAAGCCACCAacg harbors:
- the LOC117245732 gene encoding uncharacterized protein LOC117245732 codes for the protein MEEDKQNPEHRSNKVRRRQAAGSSSDSSDVEEQRGREELIRHHRDKSFTTSGSLKIHQRVQTGEKPYSCDQCEKTFLHCSALKAQQRFHIEGELSSVFQSGKDFTESGSSKKQDIDTAEKLFSCDQCEKAFTTLRSLKSHHCVHTAQKLHCCDQCGKTFSQRASLETHQRIHTGEKPYSCDQNGKAFTQLGNLKAHQRSHTGEKRYSCDQCGKTFTQSGRFKTHQRSHTGEKPYKCDECGKAYTRSEYLKAHQRSHTGEKLYRCGLCGKAFAQSGALKFHQRIHTGEKLYSCDQCDKAFAKPWTLETHQRIHTGEKRYSCDQCGKAFALSGTLKTHQRIHTGEKPYSCDQCGKAFARRWTLISHQRIHTGEKPYWCEQCGRLFAWCSNLRTHQCRHAGENPYSCD